The Setaria italica strain Yugu1 chromosome IX, Setaria_italica_v2.0, whole genome shotgun sequence genome has a window encoding:
- the LOC101753257 gene encoding purine permease 3 — translation MQAPSTPQRHPHHIASRHLLHAMQGISNAPTLPRCSLSPLVVLSAFLVLLGAGGSLLIRAYFVHGGRRLWLSTMIQLSGWPLLLPPICASLLLRSRSRDGAGGGVADHLPPPRLVRAVAVLGAVFAVACFAYSLGSQALPLSTSSLLQATQLTFNAVSAFLFAGLRFTPFSVNAVVLLTIGPAVLGFAPSSETEAQAEGSTAYWTGFLECMSSAALIGLVLPLVEVAMSRYGRRDGGPAAARAPPPSYATVMQIQAVMGAAGTAVCLVGMAIAKDFQAIPTEAAAFGLGETNYYLLLIFGAVSWQLSNLGIMGLIVCSSSLLAGIMIALVLPLSEVLAVIFLHEKFDGVKGIALVLCLWGFVSYLYGESARKKMKATGKQVAEGSKDLESIRCPLVAP, via the coding sequence ATGCAAGCACCATCGACTCCCCAGAGGCATCCACACCATATCGCCAGTCGTCACTTACTCCATGCAATGCAAGGCATAAGCAATGCGCCAACGCTGCCGCGCTGCTCGCTGTCGCCGCTGGTCGTACTCAGCGcgttcctcgtcctcctcggcgccggcgggtcgCTCCTCATCCGGGCCTACTTCGTCCACGGCGGCCGGAGGCTGTGGCTTTCCACCATGATCCAGTTGTCCGGCtggccgctcctcctcccgcccaTATGCGCCTCCCTGCTCCTCCGCAGCCGGAGCAGggacggcgctggcggcggcgtcgccgaccACCTCCCCCCTCCGCGCCTCGTCCGCGCCGTGGCCGTCCTCGGCGCGGTCTTCGCCGTGGCGTGCTTCGCGTACTCGCTGGGGTCGCAGGCCCTGCCCCTGTCCACGTCCTCACTGCTGCAGGCGACGCAGCTCACCTTCAACGCCGTCTCCGCGTTCCTCTTCGCCGGGCTCCGCTTCACGCCCTTCTCGGTCAACGCGGTCGTCCTGCTCACCATCGGCCCGGCGGTGCTCGGGTTCGCGCCGTCGTCGGAGACGGAGGCACAAGCTGAAGGCTCGACGGCGTACTGGACGGGGTTCTTGGAGTGCATGTCCTCGGCCGCGCTAATTGGGCTCGTGCTGCCGCTGGTCGAGGTCGCCATGTCGAGGTACGGGCGCCGGGacggcggccccgccgccgcgagaGCGCCGCCTCCGTCGTACGCGACGGTCATGCAGATCCAGGCCGTGATGGGCGCGGCCGGCACTGCGGTGTGCCTGGTCGGCATGGCCATCGCGAAGGACTTCCAGGCGATACCGACGGAGGCCGCCGCGTTCGGGCTCGGCGAGACCAACTACTACCTGCTGCTCATCTTTGGGGCCGTCTCGTGGCAGCTCTCCAACCTGGGGATCATGGGGCTCATCGTCTGCTCCTCGTCGCTCCTCGCCGGCATCATGATCGCGCTTGTCCTGCCGCTCTCGGAGGTCCTCGCCGTCATCTTCCTCCACGAGAAGTTCGACGGGGTCAAGGGCATCGCGCTGGTGCTCTGCCTCTGGGGCTTCGTCTCCTACCTCTACGGCGAGAGCGCGCGGAAGAAGATGAAGGCTACCGGCAAGCAGGTGGCAGAGGGAAGTAAAGACCTGGAGTCAATCCGTTGCCCCCTGGTGGCACCTTAA